A part of Paenarthrobacter sp. A20 genomic DNA contains:
- a CDS encoding dipeptide/oligopeptide/nickel ABC transporter permease/ATP-binding protein, which yields MAETARPRRRFRWTTGLIVGIVMMSVMVLTAILAPIFLSEAAEKLTPQASQGPSPEHWLGTDDFGRDVLARSLVATRLTLLMTAATTAIAVVAGIAIGTAVWLAPRRIRAAVLRVIEAAVAYPSLIFSLLIAAILGQGTWSAVLAISIASIPAFARLTANMAASISQRNYVSTARLLGVSGPHIITRHLLPNMAEPLLVLTATVFATTLIDLSSLSFIGLGVQNPEYDFGRLLNEGLVNIYSQPLQAVMPSIMITITGLGAMLIGDGLAAATDPRGGRKFGSLRKASEAPASMRADAGALVEVDNLTVTTPSGVPLVKGVSLSIHAGEVVGLVGESGSGKSLTAMSIAGLMPEELGVSAKTMRLGELNLLKKNNPRELATSIGLVYQDPGTSFNPALRIGSQLTEVSRVHLGQSRSTAFGRMVKALADIRITQPEKRMKQHPHELSGGMLQRAMIASTLVTDPRLIIADEPTTALDVTVQADVLRQFRTINREMGTAMLFISHDIGVVQALCDKVIVMNGGKILERLTGEELAAGKVKHPYTKALLAATPSIAERKAELVTVSAKDFALDEVFDDDPADGGHVTNSPGSKETAQ from the coding sequence ATGGCTGAGACAGCCCGTCCACGCCGCAGGTTCCGCTGGACCACCGGCCTCATTGTGGGCATCGTGATGATGTCCGTCATGGTCCTCACTGCCATCCTCGCGCCGATATTCCTGTCGGAGGCCGCCGAGAAACTGACCCCGCAGGCCTCGCAAGGACCTAGCCCCGAGCACTGGCTCGGAACCGATGACTTCGGGCGCGATGTTCTCGCCCGCTCTTTGGTCGCTACCCGTCTGACGCTGCTCATGACGGCGGCCACCACGGCAATCGCCGTCGTCGCAGGCATTGCAATCGGCACCGCCGTATGGCTGGCACCCCGCCGGATCCGCGCCGCCGTGCTCCGCGTTATCGAAGCGGCCGTCGCCTACCCGAGCCTCATCTTCTCCCTGCTGATCGCCGCTATCCTCGGCCAAGGCACGTGGTCTGCAGTATTGGCCATCTCCATCGCCAGCATCCCTGCATTCGCACGGCTCACCGCGAACATGGCGGCTTCGATCTCCCAGCGAAACTACGTCTCCACAGCGCGGCTGCTTGGCGTCTCCGGACCCCACATCATCACCAGGCACCTGCTGCCGAATATGGCAGAACCACTCCTGGTGTTGACCGCCACCGTGTTCGCCACAACCTTGATCGACCTCTCCAGCCTGTCCTTCATTGGGCTGGGCGTACAGAATCCTGAGTATGACTTTGGCCGCCTGTTGAACGAGGGGCTCGTCAACATCTATTCCCAGCCTCTCCAGGCTGTGATGCCTTCCATCATGATCACCATTACCGGTCTGGGCGCCATGCTGATCGGTGACGGCCTTGCCGCCGCCACCGACCCCCGCGGCGGGCGGAAGTTCGGCAGCCTCCGCAAGGCTTCCGAAGCGCCCGCCTCGATGCGCGCTGATGCCGGAGCGCTGGTTGAGGTGGACAACCTGACCGTCACCACGCCGTCGGGCGTTCCGTTGGTCAAGGGCGTGTCTCTCAGCATCCATGCTGGTGAGGTGGTGGGCCTGGTGGGGGAGTCCGGTTCCGGAAAATCCCTCACCGCCATGTCCATCGCCGGGCTGATGCCCGAGGAACTGGGCGTCAGTGCCAAGACCATGCGCCTCGGCGAGCTGAACCTCTTGAAGAAGAACAACCCACGCGAGCTAGCCACCTCGATAGGCCTCGTTTATCAAGACCCGGGAACAAGCTTCAATCCGGCCCTCCGCATTGGATCGCAGCTCACTGAAGTAAGCCGCGTGCACCTCGGTCAGTCCCGAAGCACTGCGTTCGGCCGGATGGTCAAGGCCTTGGCAGACATTCGGATTACCCAACCCGAAAAACGGATGAAGCAACACCCCCACGAACTCTCCGGCGGGATGCTGCAACGAGCCATGATCGCGTCGACCCTGGTCACGGACCCTCGCCTGATCATCGCCGATGAGCCCACCACCGCCCTCGACGTGACGGTCCAGGCCGATGTGCTCAGGCAGTTCCGCACCATCAACCGCGAAATGGGCACAGCCATGCTGTTCATCTCCCACGACATTGGAGTGGTGCAGGCGCTATGCGACAAGGTCATCGTGATGAACGGCGGCAAGATCCTCGAGCGGCTCACGGGCGAAGAACTCGCCGCCGGCAAGGTGAAGCACCCGTACACCAAAGCGCTGCTTGCCGCGACGCCGTCCATTGCCGAACGCAAGGCCGAGCTCGTAACGGTATCAGCAAAGGACTTCGCCTTGGACGAAGTTTTCGACGACGACCCAGCCGACGGCGGGCACGTCACCAACAGCCCGGGCAGCAAGGAGACCGCTCAATGA
- a CDS encoding ABC transporter substrate-binding protein gives MAAAATVTAAAFLLTGCTTGGQASSGGTGGAMSTDTIRTALNADPTTFNAAKANAKDDYEVARFLFDTVVRRDADGKFIGGLATEWKSTASEATLTIRKDATCADGTAITPSIVAKSLSYFADPATKNNFGKLVFGPGQPTITGDDAVGTVDIKLAQPWSELIGGLTLAQTGIICPAGLADLDGLAKGSVKGAFSGPYTLTKSSHGVSYDMTLREDYKAWPQWSKPLEGTPAKTVRFFPGVNKTTVANQLLTGEMDVSDIAPADVQRFESNKDYAVTTVPFAGIFLLFNQREGSPFTDPALRKAVAQLMNQQAFNSAAYAGKGITYNSIVAPTVPCVLPDNSSLTPEDAAAAKAVLAGKTFKMVGTTSIGPNGAGSTYVQEALRAAGATVELQLVDNGAWATMTQTKPETWDLTVQGDANFVGTVAASLTRIAGVPTEKGGRNIGGGENADILADIATAQAATDEGARCDAYTKAQKSILSDNDIVPFVGEPQIVAQRSGFSIQAPSGIVDYATMRITK, from the coding sequence ATGGCAGCGGCGGCAACCGTTACCGCTGCCGCGTTCCTTTTGACCGGTTGCACCACGGGCGGTCAGGCTTCCTCCGGCGGCACCGGCGGAGCAATGTCCACCGACACCATCAGGACTGCACTCAACGCCGACCCCACCACCTTTAATGCAGCGAAAGCCAACGCGAAGGACGATTACGAGGTAGCCCGTTTCCTGTTCGACACCGTGGTCCGCCGGGACGCCGACGGGAAGTTCATCGGTGGCTTGGCCACTGAATGGAAATCCACTGCCTCTGAAGCCACGCTGACCATCCGCAAGGATGCTACCTGTGCGGACGGCACAGCTATTACGCCCAGCATCGTGGCCAAGTCACTGAGCTACTTCGCCGATCCGGCCACCAAGAACAACTTCGGCAAGCTCGTCTTCGGACCAGGCCAGCCCACCATTACCGGTGATGACGCCGTAGGAACCGTGGATATCAAGCTCGCACAACCGTGGTCCGAACTCATTGGCGGTTTGACGTTGGCCCAGACCGGTATTATCTGCCCGGCAGGCCTTGCTGATCTGGACGGCCTTGCCAAAGGCAGCGTCAAAGGAGCCTTCTCCGGCCCGTACACACTGACGAAGTCCAGCCACGGAGTCAGCTACGACATGACCCTGCGTGAGGACTACAAGGCCTGGCCGCAATGGTCCAAGCCACTGGAAGGAACGCCGGCGAAGACCGTTCGGTTCTTCCCGGGCGTCAACAAAACCACCGTGGCCAATCAGTTGCTGACAGGTGAAATGGACGTCTCCGACATCGCTCCCGCAGATGTCCAGCGCTTCGAAAGCAACAAAGACTATGCCGTTACCACAGTCCCGTTTGCCGGCATCTTCCTGCTCTTCAACCAGCGCGAAGGCAGCCCCTTCACAGATCCTGCACTGCGTAAGGCCGTAGCTCAGCTAATGAACCAGCAAGCCTTCAACTCGGCCGCCTACGCCGGCAAAGGCATCACCTACAACTCGATTGTGGCCCCTACCGTTCCGTGCGTTCTTCCGGACAATTCAAGCCTGACTCCCGAAGACGCCGCAGCCGCCAAGGCCGTGCTGGCAGGCAAGACATTCAAGATGGTGGGAACCACCAGCATCGGCCCCAACGGTGCAGGCAGCACCTACGTCCAAGAAGCACTCCGTGCTGCAGGGGCCACGGTGGAACTCCAGCTCGTGGACAACGGAGCGTGGGCCACCATGACCCAGACCAAGCCCGAAACCTGGGACCTGACCGTCCAGGGTGACGCCAACTTCGTAGGAACAGTGGCAGCATCCCTGACCCGCATCGCTGGAGTTCCCACCGAGAAGGGTGGCCGCAACATTGGCGGCGGCGAAAACGCCGACATCCTCGCGGACATCGCCACTGCCCAAGCTGCCACCGACGAAGGGGCCCGCTGCGACGCGTACACCAAAGCGCAAAAGAGCATCCTGAGCGACAACGACATCGTTCCGTTTGTCGGCGAGCCTCAGATCGTTGCGCAACGCTCCGGATTCTCCATCCAGGCGCCGTCGGGAATCGTCGACTACGCCACCATGCGCATCACCAAATAA
- a CDS encoding DUF4062 domain-containing protein — MERRYQVFISSTYTDLIEERREVTQALLELNLLPAGMEMFPSADSDQWTLIKRVIDRSDFYVVILGGRYGSTTEEGVSYTEKEFDYAAELGKPIFGFAHADPGSIPVSRSEIEPRARERLNQFRLKVQARHIKTFSNAEDLGSKVSRALAIAMQDTTAEGWVRGRFAMTAETQIELAELRAKVSEMQTELQATSKEVATIPPDLESGDDTYAMEIVMQYKTGQELHAEATMFEPAPLHNHETSVSVTWNDLLQELGPRMFDEAGEQILASALNAYAQRLLLHDHKELLPAGFSYAENVLITQKSFDDIVLQLFALNLTTHGIKPRGVADTNKYWTLSDLGRDTLMKLRAIKKKTLEAAGSPEGD, encoded by the coding sequence ATGGAACGACGCTACCAAGTCTTCATCAGTTCGACCTATACCGATCTCATTGAAGAGCGTCGCGAGGTCACTCAAGCGCTTTTAGAGTTGAACCTGTTGCCCGCTGGTATGGAGATGTTCCCTTCGGCTGACTCAGATCAATGGACGTTGATAAAGCGAGTGATCGATCGCAGCGACTTCTACGTGGTCATCCTTGGGGGTCGCTACGGAAGCACCACCGAGGAAGGCGTCAGCTATACGGAAAAGGAGTTTGACTATGCAGCCGAACTAGGAAAACCGATATTCGGGTTCGCTCATGCGGACCCGGGCAGTATTCCAGTGAGCCGAAGCGAGATCGAGCCTAGAGCCCGCGAGCGTCTCAATCAGTTCCGCCTGAAGGTCCAAGCGCGCCACATCAAAACGTTTTCCAACGCTGAAGACCTAGGTTCCAAGGTGTCCCGCGCTCTGGCAATCGCAATGCAGGACACAACTGCTGAAGGTTGGGTTCGCGGCCGCTTCGCTATGACAGCAGAAACCCAAATCGAGCTTGCGGAACTTCGCGCCAAAGTCAGCGAAATGCAGACGGAGCTGCAGGCTACCTCTAAAGAGGTAGCCACGATTCCTCCTGATCTCGAATCCGGAGACGACACCTATGCCATGGAAATCGTCATGCAGTATAAGACGGGACAAGAACTCCACGCTGAAGCGACGATGTTCGAACCCGCACCTCTTCATAATCACGAGACGAGTGTTTCTGTTACTTGGAATGACCTCTTACAGGAACTCGGTCCACGCATGTTTGATGAAGCCGGCGAGCAAATTCTTGCTTCTGCCCTTAACGCATATGCCCAAAGACTTTTGCTCCACGACCACAAAGAACTCCTGCCTGCCGGCTTCTCCTACGCCGAGAACGTCCTGATTACGCAAAAAAGCTTTGATGATATTGTACTCCAGCTATTTGCACTCAATTTGACTACCCACGGCATTAAGCCGCGCGGGGTGGCCGACACAAACAAGTACTGGACGCTCTCAGACCTCGGCCGCGACACGTTAATGAAGCTGCGTGCAATAAAGAAGAAGACGCTCGAAGCTGCCGGATCGCCCGAGGGCGACTGA
- a CDS encoding pentapeptide repeat-containing protein: protein MILREKTSEGTRSEKEDGDVRGSWIVERPLLFVSSLAIVIGVVYIGGFAGCRTSGFSEGALCRNPLTQPWATLIAGTLVLLGAILTYLSTEKTRTLTRQELKHTQDEAERAHQREMESALNDRFVTAVEQLGNTEQQPVKLGGVYSLVALAEDWVAFGDQTSQRERTRKQAQVCIDVLCSYVKSNTHKRGKTNAAGVMAPGMPGRISRPEADLRAVIFRVLMSTRQHVSPRAMPHPLSWARLNLDGADMTGVDLGSVQGENMSLIGADLAGADLSHSVWFFGNFQRSHLRGADLSQTDLRGACMEGADFEGVNLTHARVDGAHLDQAHLRGTDLSQTVGLTNEQIEEAHCWDDTTSWPEGFQPSWQVKIPEDACKPW, encoded by the coding sequence ATGATCCTGCGTGAAAAAACGTCCGAGGGCACCAGGTCTGAAAAAGAGGATGGTGACGTTAGAGGTAGTTGGATCGTAGAACGACCCCTACTGTTCGTCTCATCGTTGGCAATCGTCATAGGGGTGGTCTACATCGGTGGGTTTGCAGGTTGTCGCACTTCTGGCTTTAGCGAGGGGGCCTTGTGTAGGAACCCGTTGACGCAGCCTTGGGCGACCCTCATCGCGGGAACTCTGGTTCTGCTGGGCGCCATCCTGACTTACCTTTCGACGGAGAAAACGCGCACCCTTACCCGTCAGGAGCTGAAACATACTCAGGATGAAGCCGAACGTGCGCACCAGCGCGAGATGGAGTCTGCACTCAATGACAGATTTGTCACGGCTGTAGAGCAGCTGGGCAATACCGAGCAGCAGCCGGTCAAGCTGGGAGGGGTTTACTCTCTCGTCGCTCTGGCCGAAGACTGGGTAGCGTTCGGGGATCAAACGAGTCAGCGAGAACGGACGAGAAAGCAAGCCCAAGTGTGCATCGACGTTCTCTGTTCATATGTGAAGTCCAACACGCACAAACGCGGAAAAACGAATGCTGCGGGCGTCATGGCACCTGGAATGCCGGGGCGCATCTCCAGGCCTGAGGCAGATCTGAGAGCTGTGATTTTCAGGGTTCTCATGTCCACGCGGCAGCACGTCAGTCCTCGAGCGATGCCGCACCCTCTTAGCTGGGCCCGCCTGAACCTCGACGGCGCCGACATGACGGGCGTGGATTTGGGTTCCGTGCAGGGGGAGAACATGTCACTCATTGGCGCGGATCTCGCGGGAGCGGATTTGAGTCATTCCGTGTGGTTCTTTGGCAATTTTCAGCGGTCTCACTTACGCGGAGCCGATTTGTCGCAGACTGACCTTAGAGGTGCGTGTATGGAGGGGGCAGACTTTGAGGGTGTGAACCTCACGCATGCTCGTGTTGATGGCGCTCACTTAGATCAGGCGCATTTGAGAGGAACTGACTTATCCCAGACGGTTGGCCTGACAAACGAGCAGATTGAAGAAGCTCATTGCTGGGACGACACAACATCCTGGCCTGAAGGATTTCAGCCCTCGTGGCAAGTGAAGATACCCGAGGACGCATGTAAACCATGGTAG
- a CDS encoding ABC transporter permease — protein MTEPTMLSKEVQILESTTPGATKRPRGGALSLSPWADYALRRAGGVLLSVALLVVVTFFMVPLIPGDPAVAVAGADATSEQIEAIRSSLGLNEPLFVQFINYVGGLFTGDLGESFAYSTSVSQIIATKLPFTAELAVLGIILVLLVSVPTGMLVGILTRGGRKKWLDVSFGMLTGFFQAVPQYVVSTMLVVVFAIILKVLPAAGAASLSALILPVIGLSIAPICSIARVVRRETSTVLEQDYLRTARGWRLPSLRLYARHALPNLLTTALTLAGLILAGMLGGAIIVENVFNWPGLGREIVTAIVNKDYPVIQGIILVLGFLAIVLNLLVDVILGLIDPRTLGGKSNG, from the coding sequence ATGACTGAACCAACCATGCTCTCCAAGGAAGTACAGATCCTTGAGAGCACGACCCCGGGGGCCACTAAGCGCCCCCGGGGCGGTGCCCTGAGCCTTTCCCCTTGGGCCGACTACGCCCTTCGCCGCGCCGGCGGTGTCCTCCTCTCCGTCGCTTTGCTGGTTGTCGTGACCTTCTTCATGGTTCCGCTCATCCCCGGCGACCCTGCCGTTGCAGTGGCGGGCGCGGATGCCACGTCGGAACAAATCGAAGCCATTCGCAGCAGTCTCGGTCTCAACGAACCTCTTTTCGTCCAGTTCATCAACTATGTGGGCGGGCTTTTCACCGGAGACTTGGGGGAATCCTTTGCCTACAGCACCTCGGTCTCGCAGATCATTGCCACCAAGCTGCCCTTCACCGCAGAACTCGCCGTGCTCGGTATCATCCTGGTGCTCCTGGTCTCTGTTCCTACCGGCATGCTCGTGGGCATCCTGACCCGTGGCGGCCGCAAGAAGTGGCTCGACGTGTCCTTCGGCATGCTGACCGGATTTTTCCAGGCTGTTCCGCAGTACGTAGTCTCCACAATGCTGGTGGTCGTCTTCGCAATCATCCTGAAGGTCCTGCCAGCAGCCGGCGCTGCTTCACTGAGCGCACTCATACTGCCCGTGATTGGCCTGTCGATTGCCCCCATCTGCTCCATCGCCCGCGTGGTCCGCCGCGAGACGTCCACCGTCCTTGAGCAGGACTACCTGAGGACTGCCCGAGGGTGGCGGTTGCCGTCGCTCCGCTTGTATGCACGGCACGCCTTGCCCAATCTGTTGACGACGGCACTTACATTGGCCGGGCTCATCCTGGCCGGCATGCTCGGCGGCGCAATCATCGTGGAAAACGTCTTCAACTGGCCGGGCTTGGGCCGCGAGATTGTCACAGCCATCGTCAATAAGGACTACCCAGTGATCCAGGGCATCATCCTGGTTCTGGGTTTCCTGGCAATCGTCCTCAATCTGCTGGTCGACGTCATTCTCGGCCTCATCGACCCCCGTACGCTCGGAGGAAAGTCCAATGGCTGA
- a CDS encoding ABC transporter ATP-binding protein → MSAVVTQNQPVLELNDVKVTFGSGRSAATVLKGVNASIHAGKTLGIVGESGSGKSTMAKAIVGLVKPSDGLILFSGRDVTKMSGAERRRMRRAVQMVPQDPYSSLNPRRTIGQTLAEAIDPLRANPKEHSEKISYWLSTIRLDPEVAERYPHEFSGGQRQRIAIARALAVQPKLIIADEITSALDLSVQAEILNLIGRLRKELDLTMAFISHDLDVVHHVSDEILVLFHGEVVEQGDVDAVYGNPQHPYTRRLIDSVPGGPGFDIGERRVAVG, encoded by the coding sequence ATGAGCGCTGTAGTAACTCAGAATCAGCCGGTGTTGGAACTGAACGACGTCAAGGTGACGTTCGGTTCCGGACGTTCCGCCGCCACTGTCCTCAAAGGCGTGAACGCCAGCATCCATGCAGGCAAGACGCTGGGCATCGTGGGGGAATCGGGCTCGGGAAAGTCCACCATGGCCAAAGCGATCGTGGGCCTGGTGAAGCCCAGCGACGGCCTGATCTTGTTCTCCGGCCGCGATGTGACGAAAATGTCCGGGGCCGAGCGCCGCCGCATGCGGCGGGCTGTGCAGATGGTTCCCCAAGATCCGTATTCCTCGCTCAACCCGCGGCGGACCATCGGGCAAACCCTCGCGGAGGCAATCGATCCCCTGCGGGCCAATCCCAAGGAACACAGCGAGAAGATCTCCTACTGGCTCTCAACCATCCGCCTGGATCCCGAAGTGGCCGAACGCTATCCACACGAGTTTTCCGGCGGACAGCGCCAACGCATCGCTATTGCCCGGGCTTTGGCTGTGCAGCCAAAATTGATCATCGCGGACGAGATCACCTCCGCCTTGGATCTATCGGTGCAGGCTGAGATCCTGAACCTCATCGGTAGGCTCCGGAAGGAGCTGGACCTCACCATGGCCTTCATCTCGCACGACCTGGACGTTGTGCACCACGTCAGCGACGAAATCCTGGTCCTGTTCCACGGCGAAGTAGTTGAGCAGGGGGATGTCGACGCGGTTTACGGGAACCCTCAACATCCCTACACGCGCCGGCTGATTGACTCAGTTCCGGGTGGGCCGGGGTTCGATATTGGAGAACGGAGGGTTGCAGTCGGTTGA
- a CDS encoding pentapeptide repeat-containing protein, with product MSQAKAVPPLTSQKTSKEMKTGLLWIWIPLSVVGATVAAALVYWALAHFLGSNLVPPEVKPNVLDPYDLARSTAVLLGIIAATVGIVVALRRQVAQEKILVLSREDLDLRQAVEDARRNEAVAVERQRVLELREQRAADRLNELRGRYVTCAQQLGHDEEAIRLAGAYGMAQLASEWEDPAQRQSCVDVLCAYLRMPVKSPEGRPVEENQREVEVRRSVTRIVTSHLRPGSKDYWTGVSVNLAGAQLVEGDFRGVVVGGTADFSNATFLESAYFADALFEDEANFQRAVFMENCSFTKARFAKQANFDHLTCQGRATFTSATFSGVFSSRGSDFVGRSVFSSAKFQKSANFEESSFSAPAGFATTYFGSDAVFEGTLFKSDANFYQSKFMGGAGFKKVEFTGTLRFDKSYFKGRAGFNEAIFMSRSSFQEVTFDGGLKMANVSAQSEVMLDWSRIRKNWTLEGSKFDMHFGVARVFTENTPLTLGAIFSKRVNWEAVEVAEGMEMSASVD from the coding sequence ATGTCTCAGGCTAAGGCTGTTCCGCCGCTAACTTCCCAGAAGACCAGCAAAGAAATGAAGACTGGATTGCTCTGGATCTGGATTCCGCTGTCTGTCGTTGGCGCAACAGTTGCCGCAGCCCTAGTCTATTGGGCTCTGGCACACTTCCTCGGGTCTAACCTAGTGCCACCCGAGGTAAAACCCAATGTGCTTGATCCTTATGACCTTGCGCGTTCGACGGCGGTACTTCTGGGAATCATTGCGGCGACCGTCGGCATCGTCGTGGCACTCCGACGCCAAGTTGCCCAGGAAAAGATTTTGGTACTCAGCCGTGAGGATCTGGATCTGAGGCAGGCCGTAGAAGATGCTAGGCGAAATGAAGCCGTTGCAGTCGAAAGGCAACGTGTGCTGGAGTTGCGTGAGCAAAGGGCTGCTGACCGCCTGAATGAGCTGCGCGGCCGTTATGTCACCTGCGCCCAGCAACTCGGACATGATGAAGAAGCCATACGATTGGCGGGCGCATATGGTATGGCGCAGTTGGCTTCTGAATGGGAGGACCCCGCTCAGCGCCAGAGCTGCGTCGACGTTCTCTGCGCTTACTTGAGGATGCCTGTGAAGAGCCCCGAAGGACGGCCTGTCGAGGAAAATCAACGCGAGGTCGAGGTTAGAAGGTCGGTTACTAGGATCGTCACCTCTCACCTGCGTCCAGGATCAAAAGATTATTGGACCGGCGTCTCAGTCAACCTGGCCGGCGCCCAATTGGTGGAAGGCGACTTTCGAGGAGTTGTAGTAGGGGGTACTGCCGACTTCTCTAACGCTACTTTCCTTGAGAGTGCATATTTTGCTGATGCCCTCTTTGAAGACGAGGCTAACTTCCAAAGGGCCGTTTTCATGGAAAACTGCTCCTTCACAAAGGCTCGCTTTGCCAAACAGGCCAACTTTGACCATCTGACGTGCCAAGGGCGAGCTACATTCACTTCCGCTACGTTCAGCGGTGTCTTCTCGTCCAGAGGATCCGACTTTGTAGGTCGATCGGTATTTAGTTCCGCCAAGTTCCAAAAAAGTGCAAATTTTGAGGAGTCAAGCTTTTCCGCGCCAGCGGGATTTGCAACGACATACTTTGGATCGGATGCCGTCTTTGAAGGCACTCTTTTCAAGAGCGATGCCAATTTTTACCAATCCAAGTTTATGGGCGGCGCGGGCTTCAAGAAAGTCGAGTTTACGGGAACCCTCAGGTTCGACAAGAGCTATTTCAAGGGCAGGGCGGGATTTAACGAGGCCATCTTCATGTCGCGGTCGAGCTTTCAGGAAGTAACTTTTGATGGTGGCCTCAAAATGGCGAACGTGTCAGCACAGTCGGAAGTGATGTTGGACTGGTCACGCATTCGCAAAAACTGGACCCTCGAAGGAAGCAAATTTGACATGCATTTTGGTGTTGCTCGTGTCTTTACGGAAAATACGCCGCTGACGCTTGGGGCAATTTTCTCGAAACGAGTCAATTGGGAGGCTGTTGAGGTGGCTGAAGGGATGGAAATGTCAGCCTCAGTCGACTGA
- a CDS encoding DUF4192 domain-containing protein, whose product MNALTIRDPADLLSFIGHTLGFWPNESLVCITLDKGKVGATLRIDLPRQAGTELPYARTVSSYLTSDTTATSIVFALYTSQHCEPGQPKPHAATIAALTGVLAENGITIRDGIFVSDDTYSPYDSEPGQDISLPISSTEYSRVNAEFIYRGSTIEPTNQIVLPAPAQEAAQAIAVDDHMAIIRALPLGVAAEQASQLWSTLLESSDFPTDEDCTTLIANFQFPHIRDRLMADIPGINEPPQHILFAQTQTAPQWSRIEWAQQLLIHAYTRTSPQHAAPILTTIGYINWWEGRGSKAHQYMQLALDTDPGYRFARLTDQMLGAGIIAGWNTNKDTAYKTRLDMP is encoded by the coding sequence ATGAATGCGCTCACCATAAGAGACCCTGCAGACCTACTCAGCTTCATCGGACACACCCTAGGTTTCTGGCCCAACGAGAGCCTCGTCTGCATCACCCTGGACAAAGGCAAGGTCGGGGCCACCCTCCGCATCGATCTCCCCCGCCAAGCCGGCACGGAGCTCCCCTACGCCAGGACTGTCAGCAGTTATCTCACCAGTGACACCACCGCGACGAGCATCGTCTTCGCCCTCTACACCTCACAACACTGCGAACCAGGCCAACCCAAACCACACGCAGCCACAATTGCAGCACTCACCGGCGTCCTTGCCGAGAACGGCATCACCATCCGTGACGGGATCTTCGTCAGCGACGACACTTACTCCCCCTACGACAGCGAACCCGGACAAGACATCAGCCTGCCCATCAGCTCCACCGAGTACAGCCGGGTCAACGCTGAATTTATCTACCGCGGCAGCACCATCGAACCCACCAACCAAATAGTCCTCCCTGCGCCAGCCCAGGAAGCAGCGCAAGCAATCGCAGTTGATGATCACATGGCCATCATCAGGGCGCTGCCCCTTGGTGTAGCCGCAGAACAAGCCAGCCAACTGTGGTCGACCCTGCTGGAGTCAAGTGACTTCCCGACCGACGAAGACTGCACCACACTCATCGCGAACTTCCAATTCCCTCACATCCGCGACCGGCTCATGGCCGACATCCCCGGCATCAACGAACCACCCCAACACATCCTCTTCGCCCAAACCCAGACAGCACCACAATGGTCACGCATCGAATGGGCACAACAACTCCTCATACACGCTTACACGCGAACCAGCCCACAACACGCAGCACCCATACTCACCACCATCGGCTACATCAATTGGTGGGAAGGCCGAGGGTCCAAAGCACACCAATACATGCAACTCGCCCTCGACACCGACCCGGGGTACCGATTCGCACGGCTCACCGATCAAATGCTCGGAGCCGGTATCATCGCTGGCTGGAACACCAACAAAGACACCGCCTATAAAACCCGACTCGACATGCCCTAA